One region of Archocentrus centrarchus isolate MPI-CPG fArcCen1 chromosome 6, fArcCen1, whole genome shotgun sequence genomic DNA includes:
- the cimap1b gene encoding ciliary microtubule associated protein 1B, which yields MSVRESYPWQRCHSEVHKHQTICIWVQRTCSVPRKKPDTDSQQDRDFVMMRSEPWVGTWRPHKPRGPIAALYGSPGPKYALPGLTGVSKHDPTKYKAPVFSLGARPKEVNTNLSPGPIYMIPSNITREGQSGTPAFSLHSRPKEPKFFKPPGPGQYSPDHSEKLTFRSAPAYSLSGRNKELGGNRTPGPATYSLPPVMGTKTAVASSAPSFSISGRCKTGTFYEDLKKTPGPAAYKAVDPCISGRKPPQFSMTGRNFTPSEATGKPGPGAYYPEQVNLTKTQAPSFTFGLRHSQYIAPITVDAEYCHL from the exons ATGAGTGTCAGAGAGTCATATCCATGGCAACGTTGTCATAGTGAAGTTCACAAGCATCAAACAATCTGTATTTGGGTTCAACGCACATGCTCAGTTCCGCGGAAAAAGCCGGACACGGACTCACAGCAGGATCGGGATTTT GTAATGATGAGGAGTGAGCCTTGGGTTGGTACCTGGAGGCCCCACAAGCCAAGAGGGCCTATAGCTGCCCTCTATGGTAGCCCTGGGCCCAAGTATGCACTGCCTGGACTCACAG GTGTGTCTAAACATGACCCTACTAAATACAAAGCCCCAGTATTCAGCCTTGGGGCACGTCCTAAGGAAGTAAATACTAACCTTTCCCCTGGGCCAATATACATGATTCCTTCCAACATCACCAGAGAGGGCCAAAGCGGCACACCTGCCTTTTCACTCCACAGCCGTCCAAAGGAACCCAAGTTCTTCAAACCTCCTGGACCAG GGCAGTATTCCCCAGACCACTCAGAAAAGCTGACCTTCCGCTCCGCTCCTGCTTATTCTCTGTCAGGCAGGAACAAGGAATTAGGCGGTAACAGAACACCAG GTCCTGCCACCTATTCTCTTCCTCCTGTGATGgggacaaaaactgcagttgcATCTTCTGCTCCCAGCTTCTCAATAAGTGGCCGCTGCAAAACTGGAACCTTCTATGAGGACCTGAAGAAG ACTCCTGGCCCTGCTGCCTATAAAGCTGTAGACCCCTGTATTTCTGGGCGGAAGCCTCCCCAATTCAGCATGACAGGCCGCAACTTCACTCCGAGTGAAGCCACAGGGAAACCAGGACCAGGAGCATACTACCCTGAGCAG GTAAACCTTACAAAAACCCAAGCCCCGAGCTTTACCTTTGGACTGCGTCATTCTCAGTACATCGCACCGATCACTGTGGATGCTGAATACTGTCATCTATGA
- the LOC115781668 gene encoding protein tyrosine phosphatase domain-containing protein 1 isoform X4: MKKVIGTPEFNDLDGMMPSLTPHISVPQPAYSQARENLVKAIPPKLLCLLACGGKDCRYEGPECWKLNQQVIQGTFSSWVTDDIIAMARPSSYLIEKYNIIHQFQRLNIRSIINMQLPGEHAHCGPPLDPESGFTYSPQTFMDNDIYFYNFGMPDFGVSSLVGLIDAVKVLAFAVREGRVAVHCHAGLGRTGVLIACYLIYTLRISPSEAVHFVRIKRPRSIQTRAQISQVFDFARLLGTQLVQYPDLNLRHGAPFTLQHYLNRQALLLHGQEARNLRQTPKVVYLVCVRLSCLALGLPSPPEVYAELEKRSTIRVLNSAVRETLVSKHYLPLLSKITVNEGLEVNPYYTTALGDEKHWCVQDLIRADLRPVSPVFGGLSSDYQTTKKETHILNIPMSSMKTSSSCAKRSKCKAKKALPKYNSNIELCRNLHNPGHTSMARPVAKAMAEQGPPGETVLQRSALLQEELNSSECGWALLVTESDPHVLCCLLWTWLEKLREPVLSAEDIERLSIGASNRNPLSVLKKPQRHTIYCLLSCVSTVTSLCPHREEAVLHRLMRALTRVRQCGSSRPQVEVESLAPLMKVLKATLRETFHNYRYFTRACSTNATL, from the exons ATGAagaaagtgattggaacacctgaattcaatgatttggatgg TATGATGCCATCATTGACCCCACACATATCAGTACCACAGCCCGCCTATTCCCAGGCCAGGGAGAATCTGGTGAAAGCTATCCCACCCAAGCTCCTCTGTCTACTGGCCTGTGGAGGTAAAGATTGTCGCTATGAAGGACCAGAGTGCTGGAAGTTAAACCAGCAAGTTATTCAAGGCACTTTCTCCTCCTG GGTAACGGATGATATAATTGCCATGGCAAGACCATCCAGTTACCTAATTGAGAAGTACAACATCATACATCAATTTCAAAG GTTAAACATCAGATCGATCATTAATATGCAGCTCCCAGGGGAGCATGCTCACTGTGGACCTCCTCTGGACCCTGAAAGTGGTTTCACATACTCTCCACAGACCTTCAtggacaatgaca tttacTTTTACAACTTTGGGATGCCAGATTTTGGCGTGTCATCTCTTGTTGGGTTAATTGATGCAGTGAAGGTTCTGGCCTTTGCGGTGAGGGAAGGAAGAGTGGCTGTGCACTGTCATGCAGGCCTGGGCAGGACAG GTGTCCTGATAGCCTGCTACTTAATCTACACCCTGCGCATCAGCCCCAGCGAGGCCGTCCACTTTGTGCGGATTAAACGGCCTCGCTCTATCCAAACCCGGGCACAGATAAGCCAGGTGTTTGATTTTGCTCGGCTGCTTGGCACACAGCTGGTTCAGTACCCAGACCTTAACCTGAGGCATGGAGCCCCTTTCACCCTGCAGCACTATCTAAACCGACAAGCACTGCTGCTGCATGGCCAGGAGGCTCGCAATCTCAGACAAACACCAAAG GTAGTGtaccttgtgtgtgtgcgtctctcCTGCTTGGCTCTGGGTCTCCCTTCTCCTCCAGAGGTCTATGCTGAATTGGAGAAAAGGTCTACAATTAGGGTCCTGAACAGTGCTGTAAGAGAGACTCTGGTGTCCAAACATTATTTGCCCTTG CTGAGCAAAATCACAGTAAATGAg ggactggaggtgaatCCATACTACACCACAGCACTTGGAGATGAGAAACACTGGTGCGTACAGGATCTCATACGAGCTGATCTCAGACCAGTTAGTCCGGTCTTTGGTGGTCTCTCATCAGACTACCAGACCACCAAAAAGGAAACTCACATACTCAATATCCCAATGTCCAGCatgaaaacaagcagcagctgtgcTAAGCGATCAAAATGCAAGGCTAAAAAAGCTCTTCCAAAATACAACTCCAACATAGAG ctgtgcagAAATCTCCATAACCCAGGCCACACCTCGATGGCTCGTCCTGTGGCGAAAGCAATGGCAGAGCAAGGTCCTCCAGGAGAAACAGTTCTGCAAAGGTCGGCTCTGCTGCAG GAGGAACTGAACAGTAGTGAGTGTGGGTGGGCTTTACTGGTCACTGAATCAGATCCCCATGTTCTCTGCTGCCTCTTGTGGACCTGGCTGGAGAAGTTAAGG GAGCCTGTTCTGAGTGCCGAGGATATAGAAAGGTTGAGTATTGGAGCAAGTAACAGGAATCCTCTCAGTGTGCTCAAGAAG CCACAGAGACACACCATTTACTGTCTGCTGAGCTGTGTGAGCACAGTGACCAGCCTGTGTCCACACAGGGAGGAGGCAGTTCTTCACCGCCTGATGCGAGCACTTACAAGGGTAAGACAGTGTGGAAGTTCA CGCCCTCAAGTGGAAGTGGAAAGCCTTGCACCTTTAATGAAAGTCCTGAAGGCCACTTTGAGAGAAACCTTCCATAACTACAGATACTTCACTAGAGCCTGCAGTACCAATGCTACACTTTGA
- the LOC115781668 gene encoding protein tyrosine phosphatase domain-containing protein 1 isoform X3 produces the protein MMPSLTPHISVPQPAYSQARENLVKAIPPKLLCLLACGGKDCRYEGPECWKLNQQVIQGTFSSWVTDDIIAMARPSSYLIEKYNIIHQFQRLNIRSIINMQLPGEHAHCGPPLDPESGFTYSPQTFMDNDIYFYNFGMPDFGVSSLVGLIDAVKVLAFAVREGRVAVHCHAGLGRTGVLIACYLIYTLRISPSEAVHFVRIKRPRSIQTRAQISQVFDFARLLGTQLVQYPDLNLRHGAPFTLQHYLNRQALLLHGQEARNLRQTPKVVYLVCVRLSCLALGLPSPPEVYAELEKRSTIRVLNSAVRETLVSKHYLPLLRGHRGSWVGSGSVSSWDDPLGFLERKREVLMDKRSYSDSDLSKITVNEGLEVNPYYTTALGDEKHWCVQDLIRADLRPVSPVFGGLSSDYQTTKKETHILNIPMSSMKTSSSCAKRSKCKAKKALPKYNSNIELCRNLHNPGHTSMARPVAKAMAEQGPPGETVLQRSALLQEELNSSECGWALLVTESDPHVLCCLLWTWLEKLREPVLSAEDIERLSIGASNRNPLSVLKKPQRHTIYCLLSCVSTVTSLCPHREEAVLHRLMRALTRVRQCGSSRPQVEVESLAPLMKVLKATLRETFHNYRYFTRACSTNATL, from the exons ATGATGCCATCATTGACCCCACACATATCAGTACCACAGCCCGCCTATTCCCAGGCCAGGGAGAATCTGGTGAAAGCTATCCCACCCAAGCTCCTCTGTCTACTGGCCTGTGGAGGTAAAGATTGTCGCTATGAAGGACCAGAGTGCTGGAAGTTAAACCAGCAAGTTATTCAAGGCACTTTCTCCTCCTG GGTAACGGATGATATAATTGCCATGGCAAGACCATCCAGTTACCTAATTGAGAAGTACAACATCATACATCAATTTCAAAG GTTAAACATCAGATCGATCATTAATATGCAGCTCCCAGGGGAGCATGCTCACTGTGGACCTCCTCTGGACCCTGAAAGTGGTTTCACATACTCTCCACAGACCTTCAtggacaatgaca tttacTTTTACAACTTTGGGATGCCAGATTTTGGCGTGTCATCTCTTGTTGGGTTAATTGATGCAGTGAAGGTTCTGGCCTTTGCGGTGAGGGAAGGAAGAGTGGCTGTGCACTGTCATGCAGGCCTGGGCAGGACAG GTGTCCTGATAGCCTGCTACTTAATCTACACCCTGCGCATCAGCCCCAGCGAGGCCGTCCACTTTGTGCGGATTAAACGGCCTCGCTCTATCCAAACCCGGGCACAGATAAGCCAGGTGTTTGATTTTGCTCGGCTGCTTGGCACACAGCTGGTTCAGTACCCAGACCTTAACCTGAGGCATGGAGCCCCTTTCACCCTGCAGCACTATCTAAACCGACAAGCACTGCTGCTGCATGGCCAGGAGGCTCGCAATCTCAGACAAACACCAAAG GTAGTGtaccttgtgtgtgtgcgtctctcCTGCTTGGCTCTGGGTCTCCCTTCTCCTCCAGAGGTCTATGCTGAATTGGAGAAAAGGTCTACAATTAGGGTCCTGAACAGTGCTGTAAGAGAGACTCTGGTGTCCAAACATTATTTGCCCTTGCTGAGAGGTCATAGAGGCTCGTGGGTGGGCTCAGGGTCAGTGTCCTCCTGGGACGATCCATTAGGGTTTTTGGAGCGGAAGAGAGAGGTGCTGATGGACAAACGCAGCTACAGTGACTCTGACCTGAGCAAAATCACAGTAAATGAg ggactggaggtgaatCCATACTACACCACAGCACTTGGAGATGAGAAACACTGGTGCGTACAGGATCTCATACGAGCTGATCTCAGACCAGTTAGTCCGGTCTTTGGTGGTCTCTCATCAGACTACCAGACCACCAAAAAGGAAACTCACATACTCAATATCCCAATGTCCAGCatgaaaacaagcagcagctgtgcTAAGCGATCAAAATGCAAGGCTAAAAAAGCTCTTCCAAAATACAACTCCAACATAGAG ctgtgcagAAATCTCCATAACCCAGGCCACACCTCGATGGCTCGTCCTGTGGCGAAAGCAATGGCAGAGCAAGGTCCTCCAGGAGAAACAGTTCTGCAAAGGTCGGCTCTGCTGCAG GAGGAACTGAACAGTAGTGAGTGTGGGTGGGCTTTACTGGTCACTGAATCAGATCCCCATGTTCTCTGCTGCCTCTTGTGGACCTGGCTGGAGAAGTTAAGG GAGCCTGTTCTGAGTGCCGAGGATATAGAAAGGTTGAGTATTGGAGCAAGTAACAGGAATCCTCTCAGTGTGCTCAAGAAG CCACAGAGACACACCATTTACTGTCTGCTGAGCTGTGTGAGCACAGTGACCAGCCTGTGTCCACACAGGGAGGAGGCAGTTCTTCACCGCCTGATGCGAGCACTTACAAGGGTAAGACAGTGTGGAAGTTCA CGCCCTCAAGTGGAAGTGGAAAGCCTTGCACCTTTAATGAAAGTCCTGAAGGCCACTTTGAGAGAAACCTTCCATAACTACAGATACTTCACTAGAGCCTGCAGTACCAATGCTACACTTTGA
- the rabl2 gene encoding RAB, member of RAS oncogene family-like 2: MAVDAGSIPELDQKKYDAEEQVKIICLGDSAVGKSKLMERFLMDEYRPHQLSTYALTLYKHTATVGNKSIAVDFWDTAGQERFQNMHPSYYHKAHACIMVFDVQRKITYKNLANWYKELREYRPEIPCCVVANKIDADMKVTQRNFSFGKKQGLPFYFVSAADGTNVVKMFRDMIKRAVEYKENPSDFMDEVMQELENFDLEKKHNSEAEEDGLKAESPELG, from the exons ATGGCTGTCGACGCTGGCAgcatccctgaactggaccagAAGAAATACGATGCAGAGGAACAGGTGAAAATCATCTGCCTGGGAGACAGCGCAGTTGGTAAATCTAA GCTGATGGAGAGGTTTCTCATGGACGAATA TCGTCCCCACCAGTTGTCAACCTATGCCTTGACTCTCTACAAACACACAGCCACTGTAGGAAACAAGTCCATAGCAGTTG ATTTCTGGGACACTGCTGGTCAGGAGAGGTTTCAAAACATGCATCCTTCATATTACCACAAAGCACATGCATGCATCATG GTTTTTGATGTTCAAAGGAAGATCACGTATAAGAATTTAGCCAACTGGTATAAGGAACTAAGAGAGTACAGACCAGAGATACCCTGCTGTGTGGTTGCCAACAAAATTGATG CTGACATGAAGGTCACGCAGAGAAACTTCAGCTTCGGGAAGAAGCAAGGACTCCCGTTTTACTTTGTATCAGCGGCTGATGGAACAAATGTAGTTAAG ATGTTCAGAGACATGATCAAAAGAGCAGTGGAGTACAAGGAAAACCCCAGCGACTTCATGGATGAAGTGATGCAAGAATTAGAG AATTTTGACCTCGAGAAGAAACATAATTCAGAAGCAGAAGAGGACGGACTGAAAGCAGAGAGTCCGGAGTTGGGTTAA
- the LOC115781668 gene encoding protein tyrosine phosphatase domain-containing protein 1 isoform X1, whose amino-acid sequence MKKVIGTPEFNDLDGMMPSLTPHISVPQPAYSQARENLVKAIPPKLLCLLACGGKDCRYEGPECWKLNQQVIQGTFSSWVTDDIIAMARPSSYLIEKYNIIHQFQRLNIRSIINMQLPGEHAHCGPPLDPESGFTYSPQTFMDNDIYFYNFGMPDFGVSSLVGLIDAVKVLAFAVREGRVAVHCHAGLGRTGVLIACYLIYTLRISPSEAVHFVRIKRPRSIQTRAQISQVFDFARLLGTQLVQYPDLNLRHGAPFTLQHYLNRQALLLHGQEARNLRQTPKVVYLVCVRLSCLALGLPSPPEVYAELEKRSTIRVLNSAVRETLVSKHYLPLLRGHRGSWVGSGSVSSWDDPLGFLERKREVLMDKRSYSDSDLSKITVNEGLEVNPYYTTALGDEKHWCVQDLIRADLRPVSPVFGGLSSDYQTTKKETHILNIPMSSMKTSSSCAKRSKCKAKKALPKYNSNIELCRNLHNPGHTSMARPVAKAMAEQGPPGETVLQRSALLQEELNSSECGWALLVTESDPHVLCCLLWTWLEKLREPVLSAEDIERLSIGASNRNPLSVLKKPQRHTIYCLLSCVSTVTSLCPHREEAVLHRLMRALTRVRQCGSSRPQVEVESLAPLMKVLKATLRETFHNYRYFTRACSTNATL is encoded by the exons ATGAagaaagtgattggaacacctgaattcaatgatttggatgg TATGATGCCATCATTGACCCCACACATATCAGTACCACAGCCCGCCTATTCCCAGGCCAGGGAGAATCTGGTGAAAGCTATCCCACCCAAGCTCCTCTGTCTACTGGCCTGTGGAGGTAAAGATTGTCGCTATGAAGGACCAGAGTGCTGGAAGTTAAACCAGCAAGTTATTCAAGGCACTTTCTCCTCCTG GGTAACGGATGATATAATTGCCATGGCAAGACCATCCAGTTACCTAATTGAGAAGTACAACATCATACATCAATTTCAAAG GTTAAACATCAGATCGATCATTAATATGCAGCTCCCAGGGGAGCATGCTCACTGTGGACCTCCTCTGGACCCTGAAAGTGGTTTCACATACTCTCCACAGACCTTCAtggacaatgaca tttacTTTTACAACTTTGGGATGCCAGATTTTGGCGTGTCATCTCTTGTTGGGTTAATTGATGCAGTGAAGGTTCTGGCCTTTGCGGTGAGGGAAGGAAGAGTGGCTGTGCACTGTCATGCAGGCCTGGGCAGGACAG GTGTCCTGATAGCCTGCTACTTAATCTACACCCTGCGCATCAGCCCCAGCGAGGCCGTCCACTTTGTGCGGATTAAACGGCCTCGCTCTATCCAAACCCGGGCACAGATAAGCCAGGTGTTTGATTTTGCTCGGCTGCTTGGCACACAGCTGGTTCAGTACCCAGACCTTAACCTGAGGCATGGAGCCCCTTTCACCCTGCAGCACTATCTAAACCGACAAGCACTGCTGCTGCATGGCCAGGAGGCTCGCAATCTCAGACAAACACCAAAG GTAGTGtaccttgtgtgtgtgcgtctctcCTGCTTGGCTCTGGGTCTCCCTTCTCCTCCAGAGGTCTATGCTGAATTGGAGAAAAGGTCTACAATTAGGGTCCTGAACAGTGCTGTAAGAGAGACTCTGGTGTCCAAACATTATTTGCCCTTGCTGAGAGGTCATAGAGGCTCGTGGGTGGGCTCAGGGTCAGTGTCCTCCTGGGACGATCCATTAGGGTTTTTGGAGCGGAAGAGAGAGGTGCTGATGGACAAACGCAGCTACAGTGACTCTGACCTGAGCAAAATCACAGTAAATGAg ggactggaggtgaatCCATACTACACCACAGCACTTGGAGATGAGAAACACTGGTGCGTACAGGATCTCATACGAGCTGATCTCAGACCAGTTAGTCCGGTCTTTGGTGGTCTCTCATCAGACTACCAGACCACCAAAAAGGAAACTCACATACTCAATATCCCAATGTCCAGCatgaaaacaagcagcagctgtgcTAAGCGATCAAAATGCAAGGCTAAAAAAGCTCTTCCAAAATACAACTCCAACATAGAG ctgtgcagAAATCTCCATAACCCAGGCCACACCTCGATGGCTCGTCCTGTGGCGAAAGCAATGGCAGAGCAAGGTCCTCCAGGAGAAACAGTTCTGCAAAGGTCGGCTCTGCTGCAG GAGGAACTGAACAGTAGTGAGTGTGGGTGGGCTTTACTGGTCACTGAATCAGATCCCCATGTTCTCTGCTGCCTCTTGTGGACCTGGCTGGAGAAGTTAAGG GAGCCTGTTCTGAGTGCCGAGGATATAGAAAGGTTGAGTATTGGAGCAAGTAACAGGAATCCTCTCAGTGTGCTCAAGAAG CCACAGAGACACACCATTTACTGTCTGCTGAGCTGTGTGAGCACAGTGACCAGCCTGTGTCCACACAGGGAGGAGGCAGTTCTTCACCGCCTGATGCGAGCACTTACAAGGGTAAGACAGTGTGGAAGTTCA CGCCCTCAAGTGGAAGTGGAAAGCCTTGCACCTTTAATGAAAGTCCTGAAGGCCACTTTGAGAGAAACCTTCCATAACTACAGATACTTCACTAGAGCCTGCAGTACCAATGCTACACTTTGA
- the LOC115781668 gene encoding protein tyrosine phosphatase domain-containing protein 1 isoform X2 produces MKKVIGTPEFNDLDGMMPSLTPHISVPQPAYSQARENLVKAIPPKLLCLLACGGKDCRYEGPECWKLNQQVIQGTFSSWVTDDIIAMARPSSYLIEKYNIIHQFQRLNIRSIINMQLPGEHAHCGPPLDPESGFTYSPQTFMDNDIYFYNFGMPDFGVSSLVGLIDAVKVLAFAVREGRVAVHCHAGLGRTGVLIACYLIYTLRISPSEAVHFVRIKRPRSIQTRAQISQVFDFARLLGTQLVQYPDLNLRHGAPFTLQHYLNRQALLLHGQEARNLRQTPKVVYLVCVRLSCLALGLPSPPEVYAELEKRSTIRVLNSAVRETLVSKHYLPLLRGHRGSWVGSGSVSSWDDPLGFLERKREVLMDKRSYSDSDLSKITVNEGLEVNPYYTTALGDEKHWCVQDLIRADLRPVSPVFGGLSSDYQTTKKETHILNIPMSSMKTSSSCAKRSKCKAKKALPKYNSNIELCRNLHNPGHTSMARPVAKAMAEQGPPGETVLQRSALLQEELNSSECGWALLVTESDPHVLCCLLWTWLEKLREPVLSAEDIERLSIGASNRNPLSVLKKPQRHTIYCLLSCVSTVTSLCPHREEAVLHRLMRALTRRPQVEVESLAPLMKVLKATLRETFHNYRYFTRACSTNATL; encoded by the exons ATGAagaaagtgattggaacacctgaattcaatgatttggatgg TATGATGCCATCATTGACCCCACACATATCAGTACCACAGCCCGCCTATTCCCAGGCCAGGGAGAATCTGGTGAAAGCTATCCCACCCAAGCTCCTCTGTCTACTGGCCTGTGGAGGTAAAGATTGTCGCTATGAAGGACCAGAGTGCTGGAAGTTAAACCAGCAAGTTATTCAAGGCACTTTCTCCTCCTG GGTAACGGATGATATAATTGCCATGGCAAGACCATCCAGTTACCTAATTGAGAAGTACAACATCATACATCAATTTCAAAG GTTAAACATCAGATCGATCATTAATATGCAGCTCCCAGGGGAGCATGCTCACTGTGGACCTCCTCTGGACCCTGAAAGTGGTTTCACATACTCTCCACAGACCTTCAtggacaatgaca tttacTTTTACAACTTTGGGATGCCAGATTTTGGCGTGTCATCTCTTGTTGGGTTAATTGATGCAGTGAAGGTTCTGGCCTTTGCGGTGAGGGAAGGAAGAGTGGCTGTGCACTGTCATGCAGGCCTGGGCAGGACAG GTGTCCTGATAGCCTGCTACTTAATCTACACCCTGCGCATCAGCCCCAGCGAGGCCGTCCACTTTGTGCGGATTAAACGGCCTCGCTCTATCCAAACCCGGGCACAGATAAGCCAGGTGTTTGATTTTGCTCGGCTGCTTGGCACACAGCTGGTTCAGTACCCAGACCTTAACCTGAGGCATGGAGCCCCTTTCACCCTGCAGCACTATCTAAACCGACAAGCACTGCTGCTGCATGGCCAGGAGGCTCGCAATCTCAGACAAACACCAAAG GTAGTGtaccttgtgtgtgtgcgtctctcCTGCTTGGCTCTGGGTCTCCCTTCTCCTCCAGAGGTCTATGCTGAATTGGAGAAAAGGTCTACAATTAGGGTCCTGAACAGTGCTGTAAGAGAGACTCTGGTGTCCAAACATTATTTGCCCTTGCTGAGAGGTCATAGAGGCTCGTGGGTGGGCTCAGGGTCAGTGTCCTCCTGGGACGATCCATTAGGGTTTTTGGAGCGGAAGAGAGAGGTGCTGATGGACAAACGCAGCTACAGTGACTCTGACCTGAGCAAAATCACAGTAAATGAg ggactggaggtgaatCCATACTACACCACAGCACTTGGAGATGAGAAACACTGGTGCGTACAGGATCTCATACGAGCTGATCTCAGACCAGTTAGTCCGGTCTTTGGTGGTCTCTCATCAGACTACCAGACCACCAAAAAGGAAACTCACATACTCAATATCCCAATGTCCAGCatgaaaacaagcagcagctgtgcTAAGCGATCAAAATGCAAGGCTAAAAAAGCTCTTCCAAAATACAACTCCAACATAGAG ctgtgcagAAATCTCCATAACCCAGGCCACACCTCGATGGCTCGTCCTGTGGCGAAAGCAATGGCAGAGCAAGGTCCTCCAGGAGAAACAGTTCTGCAAAGGTCGGCTCTGCTGCAG GAGGAACTGAACAGTAGTGAGTGTGGGTGGGCTTTACTGGTCACTGAATCAGATCCCCATGTTCTCTGCTGCCTCTTGTGGACCTGGCTGGAGAAGTTAAGG GAGCCTGTTCTGAGTGCCGAGGATATAGAAAGGTTGAGTATTGGAGCAAGTAACAGGAATCCTCTCAGTGTGCTCAAGAAG CCACAGAGACACACCATTTACTGTCTGCTGAGCTGTGTGAGCACAGTGACCAGCCTGTGTCCACACAGGGAGGAGGCAGTTCTTCACCGCCTGATGCGAGCACTTACAAGG CGCCCTCAAGTGGAAGTGGAAAGCCTTGCACCTTTAATGAAAGTCCTGAAGGCCACTTTGAGAGAAACCTTCCATAACTACAGATACTTCACTAGAGCCTGCAGTACCAATGCTACACTTTGA